One region of Acanthopagrus latus isolate v.2019 chromosome 24, fAcaLat1.1, whole genome shotgun sequence genomic DNA includes:
- the spry2 gene encoding protein sprouty homolog 2 → MDSRSQSDSDGGGGLHGRSPASTDSQDVPHDEGRPQPRPPQTHDAPSDPGLTNGQPPHTPAVLSLDQIRITGSSNEYTEGPTVAQRSPASEHRQQKSDLNTSPSSRTSEQQETPEERPNNLRNLPSVIQYGNTDSSREGVLRSSSAEDSQSSIRTSVGSSSSGQRLLSSPAGSNQIIRTQPKRAELSTEELKPLNNESRAVVAVPGSGGSKNHRIHSNKCEDCGRCCCSECSRPRVLPSCWMCGRRCMCSAHSVVENGTCVCCIKGLFYHCSSDDEDTCADKPFSCTQPHCCVRWTTVSLLALLFPCLLCYLPAKGCVAVCQCCYDRVTRPGCRC, encoded by the coding sequence ATGGATTCCAGAAGTCAGAGCGACAGCGACGGGGGAGGAGGACTCCACGGGAGGTCACCGGCATCGACGGACTCGCAGGACGTGCCGCATGACGAAGGGAGACCGCAACCACGGCCTCCGCAAACCCACGATGCTCCATCAGATCCTGGGTTGACCAACGGGCAGCCGCCTCATACTCCGGCAGTGCTATCTCTGGATCAGATCAGGATAACTGGGAGTAGTAATGAGTATACAGAAGGGCCCACAGTGGCCCAAAGGTCGCCTGCATCTGAGCATCGGCAACAGAAGAGTGACTTGAATACGTCACCCAGTTCAAGGAccagtgagcagcaggagacTCCGGAAGAGAGGCCTAATAATCTCCGCAACCTGCCTTCAGTGATTCAGTatggaaacacagacagttcCAGGGAAGGCGTGCTGCGATCCTCCAGTGCAGAGGACTCCCAGAGCAGCATCAGGACCAGCGTGGGGAGCTCTTCTTCTGGCCAGAGGCTCCTCAGCAGCCCTGCAGGCAGCAACCAGATAATCAGAACCCAGCCGAAACGTGCAGAGCTTAGCACAGAGGAGCTGAAACCCCTGAACAATGAGTCCAGGGCTGTGGTGGCCGTGCCAGGCAGCGGAGGCTCTAAAAATCACCGTATACACTCCAACAAGTGCGAGGACTGCGGTcggtgctgctgctcagagtgcAGTCGCCCGCGGGTGCTTCCTTCCTGCTGGATGTGTGGTCGTCGGTGCATGTGCTCAGCGCACAGCGTGGTGGAGAACGGGACGTGCGTCTGCTGCATCAAGGGGCTTTTCTACCACTGCTCCAGCGACGACGAGGACACGTGCGCCGACAAGCCCTTCTCCTGCACGCAGCCGCACTGCTGCGTGCGCTGGACCACCGTGTCGCTCCTCGCCCTGCTCTTCCCCTGTCTCCTGTGCTACCTCCCAGCTAAAGGATGTGTGGCTGTGTGCCAGTGCTGCTATGACCGAGTCACACGACCCGGCTGTCGGTGTTAA